From a single Phacochoerus africanus isolate WHEZ1 chromosome 11, ROS_Pafr_v1, whole genome shotgun sequence genomic region:
- the ADORA1 gene encoding adenosine receptor A1 isoform X2: MLAIAVDRYLRVKIPLRYKTVVTPRRAAMAIAGCWILSFLVGLTPLFGWNNLSEVEQDWVANGSVGEPLIKCEFEKVISMEYMVYFNFFVWVLPPLLLMVLIYLEVFYLIRKQLNKKVSASSGDPQKYYGKELKIAKSLALILFLSALTWLPLHILNCIALFCPSCHKSSILIYIAIFLTHGNSAMNPIVYAFRIQKFRVTFLKIWNDHFRCQPAPPIDGDPPEERPDD; this comes from the coding sequence gTACAAGACGGTGGTGACTCCCCGAAGGGCTGCGATGGCCATCGCTGGCTGCTGGATTCTCTCCTTCCTGGTAGGCTTGACGCCTTTGTTCGGCTGGAACAACTTGAGTGAAGTGGAGCAGGACTGGGTGGCCAACGGCAGTGTGGGTGAGCCCCTGATCAAGTGCGAGTTCGAGAAGGTCATCAGCATGGAGTACATGGTCTATTTCAACTTCTTCGTCTGGGTGCTGCCCCCACTGCTGCTCATGGTCCTCATCTACCTGGAGGTCTTCTACCTTATCCGCAAGCAGCTCAATAAGAAGGTGTCAGCATCCTCGGGCGACCCGCAGAAGTACTATGGGAAGGAGCTGAAGATCGCCAAGTCACTGGCCctcatcctcttcctctctgcccttACCTGGCTGCCCCTACACATCCTTAACTGCATCGCCCTCTTCTGCCCTTCCTGCCACAAGTCCAGCATCCTCATCTACATCGCCATCTTCCTTACACACGGCAACTCGGCCATGAACCCCATCGTCTATGCCTTCCGCATCCAGAAGTTTCGGGTTACCTTTCTTAAGATTTGGAATGACCACTTCCGCTGCCAACCTGCACCTCCCATTGATGGGGACCCTCCAGAAGAGAGGCCAGATGACTAG